The genomic window GGTCGCCGTTGGCGGTCGGCGCGGGGGAGATGACGACGGTGGGGCCGTTCACGATGACACCGAAACTTCCTGCGGCACAGCGTTGCTCGCCTTGATCGGCGACTCGGTCGAATGCCTGCGCACGAATTCGGCCGACATGTCGGTGTCCCACCAGATCGCGTACCACTCGAAATCGGCGTCGCCGACGTTGCGGACGTGATGGGTGGTGCCGGGGAGCAGGTGGGCCAGGTCGCCCGCCACGAATTCGCGCCGCTCGCCGTCCACCTCGAGGACGGCGCGACCGGTCATCGCGATGAACAGTTCGTACTCGTGGTGGGCGTGCGCGGTGGAGACGTCGCCGGGACGCAGCACGCACCACGCCCCCTCGAACGGCGCGTTGAGCGCGGGCCAGGGCAGCAGACGCTCGGAGGCGACGCC from Nocardia bhagyanarayanae includes these protein-coding regions:
- a CDS encoding cupin domain-containing protein, giving the protein MIEIRSLNREGLTEAYGVASERLLPWPALNAPFEGAWCVLRPGDVSTAHAHHEYELFIAMTGRAVLEVDGERREFVAGDLAHLLPGTTHHVRNVGDADFEWYAIWWDTDMSAEFVRRHSTESPIKASNAVPQEVSVSS